Proteins from one Panthera leo isolate Ple1 chromosome D1, P.leo_Ple1_pat1.1, whole genome shotgun sequence genomic window:
- the SLC29A2 gene encoding equilibrative nucleoside transporter 2, producing the protein MARGDAPQDSYHLVGISFFILGLGTLLPWNFFITAIPYFQGRLAGANNTAGTLGTNHTGPADTFNFNNWVTLLSQLPLLLFTLLNSFLYQCIPETVRILGSLLAILLLFALTAVLVKVDMSPGPFFSITMASVWFINSFCAVLQGSLFGQLGTMPSTYSTLFLSGQGLAGIFAALAMLMAMASGVDAQTSALGYFVTPCVGIFTSIVCYLSLPHLEFARYYLAKKPLQAQGQELETKAELLQSDEKNSIPNSPQKVALTLDLDAEKEPELEPEEIQKPGKPSVFIVFQKIWLTALCLVLVFAVTLSVFPAITAMVTSSTSPGKWSQFFNPICCFLLFNIMDWVGRSLTSYFLWPDEDSRLLPLLVCLRVLFVPLFMLCHVPERSRLPVLFPQDAYFITFMLLFAVSNGYLMSLTMCLAPRQVLPHEREVAGTLMTFFLALGLSCGAALSFLFKALL; encoded by the exons ATGGCGCGAGGAGACGCCCCACAGGACAG CTACCACCTGGTCGGGATCAGCTTCTTTATCCTGGGGCTGGGCACTCTCCTTCCCTGGAACTTCTTCATTACGGCCATCCCG TACTTCCAGGGGCGGCTGGCAGGGGCCAACAACACCGCTGGGACCCTAGGCACCAACCACACAGGCCCTGCAGACACTTTCAACTTCAACAACTGGGTGACGCTGCTGTCCCAGCTGCCCCTGCTGCTCTTCACGCTCCTCAACTCCTTCCTGTACCAGTG CATCCCTGAGACGGTGCGGATTCTGGGCAGCCTGCTGGCCATCCTGCTGCTTTTTGCCCTGACGGCAGTGTTGGTCAAGGTGGACATGAGCCCTGGGCCCTTCTTCTCCATCACCATGGCCTCTGTCTGGTTCATCAACT CCTTCTGTGCAGTTCTGCAGGGCAGCCTCTTCGGGCAGCTGGGCACCATGCCTTCCACCTACAGCACCCTCTTCCTCAGTGGCCAGGGCCTGGCTGGGATCTTCGCTGCTCTTGCCATGCTCATGGCCATGGCCA GTGGCGTGGATGCCCAGACCTCCGCCCTGGGGTACTTCGTCACACCCTGCGTGGGCATCTTCACGTCTATTGTGTGTTACCTGAGCCTGCCCCACCTG GAGTTCGCACGCTACTACCTAGCCAAGAAACCATTGCAGGCGCAAGGTCAGGAGCTGGAGACCAAAGCTGAGCTCCTCCAGTCTG ATGAGAAGAACAGTATTCCCAACAGCCCCCAGAAGGTAGCCCTGACTCTGGACCTTGACGCTGAGAAGGAGCCAGAGCTGGAGCCAGAGGAGATCCAGAAGCCAGGAAAACCTTCAGTTTTCATTGTCTTCCAAAAG ATCTGGCTGACGGCGCTGTGCCTTGTGTTGGTCTTCGCAGTCACCCTGTCTGTCTTCCCCGCTATCACAGCCATGGTGACCAGCTCCACCAGTCCTGGGAAGTGGA gtCAGTTCTTCAACCCTATCTGCTGCTTCCTGCTCTTTAACATCATGGACTGGGTGGGGCGGAGTCTGACCTCTTACTTCCTATGG CCGGATGAGGACAGCCGGCTGCTGCCCCTGCTCGTCTGCCTGCGTGTCCTATTCGTGCCTCTCTTCATGCTGTGCCACGTGCCCGAGAGGTCCCGGCTGCCCGTCCTCTTCCCGCAGGATGCCTACTTCATCACTTTCATGCTGCTCTTCGCGGTGTCCAACGGTTACCTGATGTCCCTTACCATGTGCCTGGCGCCCAG GCAGGTGCTGCCACATGAGAGGGAGGTGGCCGGCACCCTCATGACCTTCTTCCTGGCCCTGGGGCTCTCCTGTGGAGCcgccctctccttcctcttcaaggCGTTGCTCTGA
- the LOC122200801 gene encoding uncharacterized protein LOC122200801 translates to MDSMANQLGCYLQMSASIESFLQVTSSLEFSGTKPFPDCLQAPASFWMDVWLAGSGRAPQSHVDPAFWIPLPNPNGACTLPVTITRVFDQNSPKTSVKYLTMPKAVASLYGSLWDTAGVFSSRLKLRRSIKRQYLLQPRAVQTSPRMTWGLSYTPRSPADLSNGSAPSTGHNCRSCFLAVVQPTPCSSSISKDGESLVAPRVSLLSLASPRSTTSP, encoded by the exons ATGGACTCTATGGCCAACCAACTAGGTTGCTACTTGCAAATGTCTGCTTCCATCGAAAGCTTCCTACAGGTCACCAGCTCTCTGGAATTTTCTGGGACCAAACCTTTTCCAGACTGCTTACAAGCACCAGCTAGTTTCTGGATGGACGTATGGCTTGCCGGTTCTGGCAGAGCTCCCCAGAGCCATGTGGACCCAGCTTTTTGGATTCCCCTGCCCAATCCTAATGGTGCCTGCACTCTCCCTGTAACAATCACAAGGGTGTTTGACCAGAACTCACCGAAGACTTCTGTGAAGTACTTGACCATGCCCAAG GCTGTGGCGTCCCTCTATGGCAGTCTGTGGGACACTGCTGGGGTGTTTTCCTCCAGGCTGAAGCTAAGGAGGAGTATAAAGAGACAGTACTTGCTTCAGCCGCGGGCTGTGCAGACCTCTCCGAGGATGACCTGGGGTCTGTCTTACACACCTCGGAGCCCTGCGGATCTCTCCAATG GATCTGCTCCATCAACAGGCCATAACTGCCGCTCCTGTTTTCTTGCTGTGGTCCAACCAACTCCTTGCAGCTCTAGCATTTCCAAGGATGGGGAGTCTCTGGTTGCTCCTAGGGTTTCCCTTCTGTCACTGGCCAGTCCCAGGTCTACTACTTCCCCATGA